Proteins encoded by one window of Flagellimonas lutaonensis:
- a CDS encoding SDR family NAD(P)-dependent oxidoreductase, translated as MDFKDTCYILMGGTSGMGLSAALALKKRGASLVVVGRDEESCAFATNKFGNDAVVIQGDATNGATIDRAIDAAKDRFGTITGLFHVAGGSGRKFGDGPLHELSLEGWNKTLELNLASVMLSNKAVINYFLEKKTHGTILNMGSVLGQSPSPKHFATHAYAAAKSAIIGFSKSIASYYAEKNIRVNVLAPSLFETPMAKRAATDESIVTFAKTKQPLDGGRLGNSEDINEAVLLFLSPNSKFITGQVLAVDGGWSISDGQYR; from the coding sequence ATGGATTTTAAAGATACTTGCTACATACTAATGGGCGGCACCTCGGGCATGGGGCTTTCTGCGGCCTTGGCCTTGAAAAAGAGAGGGGCCTCATTGGTAGTGGTCGGTCGCGATGAAGAGAGTTGTGCCTTTGCCACAAACAAGTTTGGTAACGATGCCGTGGTGATACAAGGAGATGCCACAAATGGGGCGACCATCGACAGGGCTATTGATGCAGCAAAAGATAGATTCGGAACGATAACCGGCCTTTTTCACGTGGCAGGTGGCAGCGGCCGAAAATTCGGTGATGGGCCCTTACATGAATTATCCCTGGAGGGGTGGAACAAGACGCTCGAATTGAACCTTGCTTCGGTCATGTTGTCCAACAAGGCCGTGATCAATTACTTTTTAGAGAAAAAAACACACGGAACCATTCTGAACATGGGTTCGGTATTGGGGCAATCGCCCTCACCAAAACATTTTGCCACCCATGCCTATGCGGCAGCAAAATCAGCAATCATCGGTTTCTCAAAATCGATTGCATCCTATTATGCGGAGAAGAACATTCGGGTAAACGTATTGGCACCGAGTCTCTTTGAGACCCCCATGGCCAAAAGGGCAGCGACGGATGAATCCATCGTAACCTTTGCCAAGACCAAGCAACCGTTGGACGGTGGACGATTGGGCAATTCCGAAGATATCAATGAGGCCGTGTTGCTGTTTCTATCGCCAAATTCCAAATTCATTACCGGACAGGTGTTGGCGGTTGATGGGGGCTGGTCAATCAGTGATGGACAATATAGATAA
- a CDS encoding ROK family protein — translation MQYLGIDIGGTRVKTVLLDKDMQILKKDEVATHDGVGDWKTKILGLIKKEAGASERQALTIGISAPGLADAGNRKILHMPERLQGIENFDWGNAADREIWVVNDGHAACLAEYHSYQKEKNIKNMLLLTLGTGVGGGVIVDGRLYQGNLNRAGHFGHMTVDHDGAPTMTNMLGSLEYAIGNFSVGQRTQGHYSSTKELVKAYEENEVTATFWWLESVKKLALALASLVNTFSPEVVVLGGGISSGAKDSLIKPLHEFMALYEWQPGGYRTAIELAQFGQYAGAMGAALFAKSKS, via the coding sequence ATGCAGTACCTGGGTATTGATATTGGGGGAACAAGGGTAAAGACAGTTTTGTTGGATAAAGACATGCAAATCTTGAAAAAAGATGAGGTGGCTACCCATGACGGAGTTGGTGATTGGAAAACCAAGATTTTAGGGTTGATAAAAAAGGAGGCAGGTGCTTCGGAAAGACAGGCTTTGACGATAGGAATCTCTGCCCCTGGACTGGCCGATGCGGGCAATCGAAAAATTCTCCATATGCCTGAACGATTGCAGGGCATAGAAAATTTTGATTGGGGAAATGCTGCTGACCGTGAAATATGGGTGGTCAATGACGGCCATGCCGCTTGTTTGGCGGAGTACCACAGCTATCAGAAAGAGAAGAATATCAAAAATATGCTGCTATTGACCTTGGGCACCGGTGTGGGCGGTGGTGTAATTGTTGATGGGAGATTGTATCAAGGAAATTTAAACCGAGCAGGCCATTTTGGCCATATGACCGTTGACCATGATGGTGCGCCGACCATGACCAATATGTTGGGCAGTTTGGAGTATGCCATTGGTAATTTTTCCGTTGGCCAACGTACCCAAGGGCACTATTCAAGTACCAAAGAATTGGTAAAGGCCTATGAAGAAAATGAGGTGACGGCCACTTTTTGGTGGCTTGAATCGGTTAAGAAATTGGCCTTGGCCTTGGCCTCTTTGGTCAATACATTTTCCCCGGAAGTAGTTGTGCTGGGAGGCGGTATCAGCAGTGGCGCCAAAGATTCCCTAATCAAACCCTTGCATGAATTCATGGCCTTGTACGAATGGCAACCGGGAGGGTACAGAACTGCCATTGAGTTGGCGCAATTTGGCCAATATGCAGGTGCCATGGGCGCGGCACTATTTGCAAAATCAAAATCTTGA
- a CDS encoding gluconate 2-dehydrogenase subunit 3 family protein, with translation METEKIDRKHFLKSLALLGGGALVVPTVLLQSCKAEPRAWSSLSQADISLLDALGETILPKMGDLPGAKDVEIGEYIVTMVQDCLAAEDQDVFLNGLTTIESLSFERSGDSFEKMDGGQQLALLSELQEEAIVFAEAHENSDPPQVHYFALLKDLVVSGYFSSELGMTQAREYLPIPQRFDGCIDYDEENDKPWAL, from the coding sequence ATGGAGACCGAAAAAATAGACAGAAAACATTTTTTGAAGAGCCTGGCATTATTGGGCGGTGGCGCTCTGGTTGTGCCAACAGTATTGCTGCAATCTTGCAAGGCCGAACCACGCGCGTGGAGCAGCCTATCGCAGGCAGACATTTCTCTGCTCGATGCATTGGGGGAGACCATTCTGCCGAAAATGGGTGATTTGCCTGGAGCAAAGGATGTGGAGATAGGAGAATATATCGTGACAATGGTGCAGGATTGTTTGGCAGCGGAAGACCAAGACGTGTTTTTAAACGGACTTACCACTATCGAATCCTTGAGCTTTGAACGTTCGGGAGATTCATTTGAGAAAATGGATGGTGGACAGCAGCTAGCCCTATTGTCGGAGTTACAGGAAGAGGCTATTGTGTTTGCTGAAGCTCATGAAAATAGCGATCCGCCCCAAGTGCATTATTTCGCCTTGCTCAAAGACTTGGTGGTGTCAGGTTATTTTTCTTCAGAACTCGGAATGACACAAGCAAGGGAATATTTGCCCATTCCACAACGGTTTGATGGCTGTATTGATTATGATGAAGAGAACGATAAGCCTTGGGCGCTTTAA
- a CDS encoding FAD-dependent oxidoreductase: protein MEHFTTSIQEVCTTDILVIGSGSAGCAAALAASHGNYKVTLVERYGFAGGTSTQMLDTFYGFFTPSETPKKIVGGIPDRVVDELCKSGDIFLRPNTYGAGTGVNYNPEKLKEVWDKLLLKHNIETFFHTTLVAVENVGVTITCVCFHKGMGFFRIRTKRVIDASGDADYCHWAGIPYEIAGKNEPAQSMTTTFRMANVDLKSFEAAGGKKMLKTKMREAYESGRHPLPRKEGSAHEMCQPSCISTVAVKVVDKNPLTPEGITQAEQEGRRQAFIFEDFFRAEVPGYENSKIIGLSTQIGVRETRRVYGEYRLTKDDCMAAKQFEDQVFLCGAPIEDHRKAGDSGSETFWQYVPGGGVYGVPYRTLVPKESLNTWVVGRCFSATHDAHASCRSMAQTMSMGQAAGFAAVQSLQSDADARAISIPKLQDTLLSNGAVLEMPDTIADITRNGWLNNR, encoded by the coding sequence ATGGAACATTTTACCACATCCATACAGGAAGTGTGCACTACTGACATTTTGGTCATTGGCAGTGGCAGTGCCGGCTGTGCAGCAGCCCTTGCGGCGAGTCATGGTAACTATAAGGTCACCTTGGTTGAACGATACGGATTTGCAGGAGGGACCTCAACTCAGATGCTCGACACCTTTTATGGATTTTTCACACCTTCTGAAACCCCCAAAAAAATTGTAGGGGGCATTCCCGATAGGGTTGTGGACGAACTCTGTAAATCAGGTGATATTTTTTTGCGTCCCAACACCTACGGGGCGGGCACTGGGGTCAACTATAATCCCGAAAAGTTGAAAGAGGTTTGGGACAAACTCCTTTTGAAACATAATATCGAGACCTTTTTCCACACCACTTTGGTAGCTGTTGAAAACGTTGGGGTAACCATTACATGTGTTTGTTTTCATAAGGGCATGGGGTTCTTTCGAATAAGAACGAAAAGGGTGATCGATGCATCCGGCGATGCCGACTATTGCCATTGGGCAGGTATTCCGTATGAAATTGCAGGTAAAAACGAACCCGCCCAAAGCATGACCACCACCTTTCGTATGGCTAATGTTGATCTAAAAAGTTTTGAAGCCGCTGGCGGAAAGAAAATGCTGAAAACCAAGATGAGGGAAGCCTATGAAAGTGGCCGCCATCCCTTGCCAAGAAAAGAGGGTTCTGCACACGAAATGTGCCAACCAAGCTGCATTTCAACGGTCGCTGTGAAAGTGGTCGATAAAAACCCGTTGACACCAGAAGGCATTACGCAAGCGGAACAAGAAGGCCGTAGGCAGGCCTTCATATTTGAAGATTTTTTTCGGGCAGAGGTGCCCGGTTATGAAAACTCAAAAATCATTGGGCTTTCGACCCAAATAGGGGTGCGCGAAACAAGAAGGGTCTATGGCGAATATCGCTTGACAAAAGACGATTGTATGGCCGCCAAACAATTCGAAGATCAAGTTTTTTTATGCGGTGCCCCTATTGAAGATCATCGAAAAGCGGGTGACTCAGGTAGTGAAACGTTTTGGCAGTATGTGCCCGGTGGCGGGGTTTACGGTGTGCCCTACAGAACACTGGTGCCAAAAGAAAGCCTGAACACTTGGGTCGTGGGGCGCTGTTTTTCGGCCACGCACGATGCCCATGCTTCCTGTAGGTCAATGGCCCAGACCATGTCTATGGGCCAAGCCGCCGGGTTTGCGGCCGTTCAATCACTGCAGTCCGATGCGGATGCAAGAGCCATTTCCATACCGAAATTGCAAGACACCTTACTTTCTAACGGTGCAGTTTTGGAGATGCCAGATACAATTGCCGATATAACCAGAAATGGATGGCTTAACAATCGATAA
- a CDS encoding GMC oxidoreductase: protein MDKKLKKDLASVNITGKAIDDHTYDAIVIGSGISGGWAAKELCEKGLKTLVLERGRMVEHIKDYPTASKHIWEFPHRNKVTEKLKSENPILSKCYAFEEATEHFFVKDKEHPYVQKKPFDWIKGYQVGGKSLLWARWTQRWSDLDFEANAKEGVAVDWPIRYKDIAPWYAYVEKFAGISGNRDGLSQIPDGEFLPPMQMNCVEDYFKDSLKENYSDRHLVISRTANLSQPHLGRGPCQYRDLCYRGCPFGGYFSSNSATLPAAEKTGNLTIRPFSVVHSIIYDEQTQKAKGVRVIDTNTKETMEFYAKIIFLNAATLNSTLVLLNSTSSRFPNGMGNDSGELGHNLMDHNYNARVKAKYDGFKDKYYHGRRPTGTYLARFRNFGDDRQTDFSRGYAYSVAASRPAGSEVSETSIGLSLMEDLTRLGPWEISMLGMGECLPYHDNKVTLNKDQKDEWDMPLLEIDAEFKTNETNMAKDMVASGIEMLEKAKFYDIEVVPENRTMGLNIHEMGTARMGNSQKTSVLNAHNQVWGAENVFVTDGSCMTSSACQNPSLTYMALTARAADYAVSELKRRNL from the coding sequence ATGGACAAAAAATTGAAAAAAGACCTCGCTTCGGTCAATATCACTGGCAAGGCGATTGATGACCACACCTATGATGCAATTGTCATCGGATCAGGAATCAGTGGTGGATGGGCCGCCAAGGAACTCTGCGAAAAAGGACTGAAAACATTGGTGCTCGAACGGGGCCGAATGGTAGAACATATCAAAGACTACCCGACCGCAAGTAAGCATATCTGGGAATTTCCCCATCGGAACAAAGTGACCGAAAAGCTGAAAAGTGAGAATCCCATTTTGAGCAAATGCTATGCTTTTGAAGAAGCTACGGAACATTTTTTTGTAAAGGATAAAGAGCATCCCTATGTGCAAAAAAAACCGTTCGATTGGATAAAAGGGTATCAAGTGGGCGGTAAATCGCTTTTGTGGGCCCGATGGACCCAGCGCTGGAGTGACCTTGATTTTGAGGCCAACGCCAAGGAAGGAGTCGCCGTCGATTGGCCTATTCGCTACAAAGACATAGCCCCATGGTATGCCTATGTCGAAAAATTTGCGGGTATTAGTGGCAATAGAGATGGGCTCTCGCAGATTCCAGATGGCGAGTTTTTGCCTCCGATGCAGATGAATTGTGTTGAAGACTATTTTAAAGACAGCTTAAAAGAAAACTACTCCGATAGGCATTTGGTCATATCACGTACCGCCAACCTTTCACAGCCCCATTTGGGCCGCGGCCCTTGCCAATATCGTGACCTGTGCTATAGGGGATGTCCTTTCGGGGGGTATTTTAGTAGCAATTCTGCAACGCTTCCTGCGGCTGAAAAAACTGGGAACCTGACCATCAGGCCTTTTTCAGTGGTACATTCCATCATTTATGACGAGCAGACACAGAAGGCAAAAGGGGTTCGGGTAATTGATACGAACACCAAGGAAACAATGGAGTTCTATGCCAAGATCATATTTTTGAACGCCGCCACGCTGAATTCAACCTTGGTGTTGTTGAACTCCACCTCCTCTCGATTTCCAAACGGTATGGGCAACGACAGCGGTGAATTGGGGCACAATCTCATGGACCACAATTACAATGCGAGGGTTAAGGCCAAATACGATGGGTTCAAAGACAAGTACTACCACGGCCGGCGGCCCACGGGAACCTATTTGGCACGTTTTCGCAATTTCGGTGATGATAGACAAACCGATTTCAGTCGGGGATATGCCTATTCCGTTGCCGCTTCGAGACCGGCGGGCAGTGAGGTCAGTGAGACATCTATAGGCCTTTCACTAATGGAAGATTTAACGCGATTGGGCCCATGGGAAATTTCAATGTTGGGCATGGGCGAATGTCTTCCCTATCACGACAACAAAGTGACTTTAAACAAAGACCAAAAAGATGAATGGGACATGCCATTGCTTGAAATCGACGCCGAATTCAAGACCAACGAAACCAATATGGCCAAAGATATGGTGGCCTCTGGCATAGAAATGCTAGAGAAAGCGAAGTTTTATGATATCGAGGTGGTGCCCGAAAACCGAACTATGGGCCTCAATATTCATGAGATGGGAACGGCCCGCATGGGCAATAGTCAGAAGACCTCGGTACTCAATGCCCACAACCAAGTCTGGGGGGCAGAAAATGTGTTTGTGACCGATGGGTCATGCATGACCTCCAGCGCATGCCAAAATCCATCCCTGACCTATATGGCACTAACCGCAAGGGCAGCCGATTATGCCGTTTCCGAGCTTAAAAGAAGAAATCTGTAA
- a CDS encoding sugar isomerase domain-containing protein, whose product MNYTKTYLTKAKHIISVVEKQEAAIKAVAELFAQSILNKRVVHLFGSGHSRMMVEEMWPRYGSFPGFNPIVELSLSFHNLVVGANGQRQAMFIENVSGLAPKILRNFDITEDDTALIISSSGCNVVPIEMAEEFRKRNVKVVALVSSLHLEGSDSKRKDGKKLTDFADYVLDTGAPLGDAMIEIEGLETPVSPGSTLGGVLLINALKAEIAAILQQNGKPPKVLASGKIVGEQRAAELFEMAYDEHAHNLARLFENVGKKK is encoded by the coding sequence ATGAATTATACCAAAACATATTTAACAAAAGCCAAACACATCATTTCTGTGGTTGAAAAACAGGAAGCTGCTATAAAGGCCGTGGCCGAGTTGTTTGCCCAATCCATATTGAATAAGCGGGTGGTGCATCTTTTTGGTTCTGGACACAGCCGTATGATGGTTGAAGAGATGTGGCCACGTTATGGCTCTTTTCCGGGGTTTAATCCAATAGTGGAACTATCCTTATCCTTTCATAATCTTGTGGTCGGGGCAAATGGTCAACGCCAGGCCATGTTCATTGAGAATGTATCCGGTCTTGCGCCAAAAATCCTTCGAAATTTTGATATTACCGAAGACGATACGGCACTGATCATTTCTTCGAGTGGATGCAATGTGGTACCCATTGAAATGGCAGAGGAGTTTCGAAAGCGAAATGTTAAGGTAGTGGCCTTGGTGAGCAGCCTGCATCTTGAAGGAAGTGACTCAAAAAGAAAAGACGGCAAAAAACTGACCGACTTTGCAGACTATGTGTTGGATACAGGTGCGCCCTTGGGTGATGCCATGATTGAAATAGAAGGCCTAGAAACACCCGTGTCACCTGGGTCAACCTTGGGCGGGGTGTTGTTGATCAATGCATTGAAGGCAGAAATCGCAGCTATTTTGCAGCAAAACGGGAAACCACCCAAGGTACTTGCCAGTGGAAAAATAGTGGGGGAACAACGTGCCGCTGAATTGTTCGAGATGGCGTATGATGAACATGCACATAACTTGGCCAGATTGTTCGAGAACGTGGGAAAGAAAAAATAG
- a CDS encoding Gfo/Idh/MocA family protein yields the protein MRIAMLGSGFIARFYATSLHAQRRKDRIISVYSRNIENAKRFAKDYGFEHFTDKMEEAVQHPDVDVVLISLPNHLHLPAVEAAAKAKKGVLCTKPLGRTAEEAKKMLDLAEEAGIFAGYLEDLCYTPKFLKSMESVKKGAIGKVLWAKSRETHPGPHSDWFWDMEKSGGGAIIDLGCHCVEISRNFIGKEIRPLEVMCWADTQVHPIDAEDHAIGLVKYANGAIGQFEVSWAFRGGMDLRDEVMGTEGTIWLNNFLRTGFEMFTTGGKDAYVAEKAEIDRGWLFPVGDEAHDLGYPHMFTDMFDAMEEGREPLETFYDGYVVNAILDAAFKSAETKKWEPVVLEDWRGNKSEEALRQAISYDDDYYLIKEEVLPNGDTKLILKHKKTGEVIQRVNS from the coding sequence ATGAGAATTGCCATGTTGGGCTCAGGCTTTATTGCCAGGTTTTATGCGACCTCACTGCATGCCCAAAGACGAAAAGATAGAATTATTAGCGTGTACTCGCGAAACATTGAAAATGCCAAGCGTTTTGCGAAAGATTATGGCTTTGAGCATTTTACGGATAAAATGGAAGAGGCAGTTCAACATCCCGATGTTGATGTGGTGTTAATTTCTTTACCCAACCATTTGCATCTACCAGCGGTAGAGGCGGCGGCAAAGGCCAAAAAGGGGGTATTGTGTACCAAACCGTTGGGGCGTACCGCCGAAGAAGCCAAAAAAATGCTCGACTTGGCAGAAGAGGCCGGGATTTTTGCTGGGTATCTGGAAGATCTCTGCTATACCCCAAAATTTCTCAAGTCGATGGAAAGCGTCAAAAAAGGCGCTATTGGCAAGGTGCTTTGGGCCAAGTCAAGGGAAACTCATCCAGGTCCGCACAGCGATTGGTTTTGGGATATGGAAAAATCTGGGGGTGGCGCCATTATTGACTTGGGCTGCCATTGTGTTGAAATCAGCCGAAATTTCATCGGTAAAGAGATCAGGCCCCTTGAGGTCATGTGCTGGGCAGATACCCAAGTACACCCCATAGATGCAGAAGATCATGCCATTGGTCTGGTAAAATATGCCAATGGAGCCATCGGTCAGTTTGAGGTGAGTTGGGCCTTTAGGGGCGGTATGGACCTTCGTGATGAGGTCATGGGGACCGAGGGCACAATATGGTTGAACAACTTTTTGCGAACCGGATTTGAAATGTTCACCACTGGCGGTAAGGATGCCTACGTGGCCGAAAAGGCAGAGATTGACAGGGGGTGGTTGTTTCCGGTAGGTGACGAGGCCCACGATTTGGGGTACCCGCATATGTTTACCGATATGTTTGATGCCATGGAAGAAGGGCGCGAACCCTTGGAAACTTTTTATGACGGCTATGTGGTGAATGCCATTTTGGACGCAGCCTTCAAATCGGCAGAAACCAAAAAATGGGAGCCTGTGGTACTTGAAGATTGGCGTGGCAACAAATCGGAAGAAGCACTCAGGCAAGCCATCTCCTACGATGATGACTACTATCTTATCAAAGAAGAGGTATTGCCGAACGGTGATACCAAACTTATTCTTAAACATAAAAAAACGGGCGAGGTCATCCAACGGGTGAATTCGTAA